The nucleotide sequence TGTTGGGCTTCAGGCCGGCGTCGGCGAGAAAGCCGTCGTCGCCCTGTTCCGGCTCGACTGGCAGGAACGGGTCCGGCCGGTCGCCGGCGACATAGGTGAAGCTCTCGAACTGCTTGACCTGCGGGATCGGTTCGATCTGGCGGCTCTTGCGACTCTTCACCTCGGCGACGTAAGCCTCGAGGTCGTCCATGCTGCGGCTGCAGCCCCCGAGCCCAAGGCTGGCGACGAGCAGCGCGCCGATCAATGGCAGTGACAGGTGACGGCTCATCAGCGACGCCCCCGCTTGGCCGGCCGTTTGGCCGCTTCCTGCTCGGCAATTTCCTCGTCGTCGAGATACCGATAGGTCTTGGCGATCGCCTGCATCCGCAGGTTGCCGGAGGTAATGCTGGCGCCGCGACGTCCGGCGTCGGCCGGCTTGATGTCGACGTTTTCAATGGTGACGATGCGGGGCAGCGCGGCGATGCCGCTGACGAACTCGCCCATCTCATGGTACGAGCCGATCACCACGATCTGATTCGGCAGCTCCGCATAGAAGTCCTTCGGCACTTCGCCAGCCGGCCGGAACAGCTCCTCCTCCAGACTGGAGGCGACGCGTGTCTGCGAAATGTCGTTCAGCAGGTTGGCCACCTCTGTCTTGCTGGGCAGCTGCCGCAGCATGGAGCCAAAGGAGCGCTCCATTTCGGCCAACTGGTCCTTGTAAGCGTCGAGGTTGGCGACCTTGCGCTGCTTGGTTTCAAATTCGGTGCGCAGCTTTGCCTCGGTAGCCTGCTCGACCTTCAACTGTTCGAGCTGCGGCTTCACCAGGAAAAACCAACTGGCGGTGATGATGGCGGCGGCGAGAATGACGATGGCACCGATCCGCGCATACAGCGGCCAGGCGCCGGGATTCTGCGGGTCGAGGGACTGCAGTTCCTCGAAGATGTCTTGCGCGCTCTTCATTCCGCGCCCTCCTCGTCGGCCGTGTTCGCCGCCTTGGTCAGGCTCTTCACCTGCAGGGTGAACTGGCTCGCCCGGCTGCTGCGCCCTCCTTCACCGGTCTTGATCACCACCAATCGCGGATCGGCGAACCACGGCGACGCATCGAGATTCTTCATGTAGGCGGATACCCGCCCGTTGGATTCTGCGACCCCGTCGATGGTCACCTGCGTGCCCTGCTGGCGCAGCCCGGTCAGGGTGATGCCCTCGGGCAGGGTATTCACCACCTCGTCGAAGAAATGGACGGTCGCAGAGCGACTGGATTGCAGTGACTCGATCACCCGCATCCGGGCCAGCAGGTTTTCCTTGGTGCGCTCGAGATCCTGGATCTCCTTGATCTTCTGATCGATCTCGGTGATCTGCTGTTTGAGGTAGTTGTTGCGCGCTTTCTGGTGGTCGACCGCACCACTGGAGATGAAGTAGCCGGCCGCGCCGACTGCAGCCGCGGCAAATGCACCGAGAGCCAACAGGGTGAGGAACTGCTGCTTGCGCTGGGCGCGCCGTTCAGCGCGCCAGTCGAGCAGGTTGATCCGTGTTGCCACGCCTCAGCCCTCCTCGTCGTCGAAGGCCCGCAACGCCAGGCCACAGGCGAGCAGCAGGGAAGATTCGTCGCGGCCCAGCAGGTTGGGCTTGGCACGCGAGGTCACCGACAGCGTGTTGAACGGCTTGGCCACCACGGTCGGAATGCGCAACCGCCCTTCGATAAAGCGGTCAACCTCGGGGATCTGGGCGCAGCCTCCGGCCAGGATCAGCTGGTCGACGCTGGTGTACTGCGACGCGGCCGAAAAGAAAAACTGCAGACCACGGTCAATCTGCTGCGTCATGTCGGCCAGAAACGGTTCGAGCACGTCGGCAGCGTAGTTGTCGGGCAGGCTGCTGGTGCGCTTGGCACGCCCGGCCTCCTCGTAGGACATGCCGAAGGTCCGCATGATGTCTTCGGTCAACTGCTTGCCACCGAAGGCGGTGTCGCGGGCATAGACCGTCTTGAGGTCATGCAACATGAGCATGGAGGTGCTGCTGGCGCCCATGTCGATCACCGCGATGGTCTGTTCACGGCCGCCATTGGGCATCTGGTGGGTCAGCAGGCGGCAGGCGCTTTCCAGCGCGTAACTCTCGATGTCGACCACCCGCGGCCGCAAGCCGCCCATCTGCACGGCGGAACAGCGGCTTTCCACCTGCTCTTTGCGGCAGGCGGCCAGCAATAC is from Flagellatimonas centrodinii and encodes:
- a CDS encoding PilN domain-containing protein, with product MATRINLLDWRAERRAQRKQQFLTLLALGAFAAAAVGAAGYFISSGAVDHQKARNNYLKQQITEIDQKIKEIQDLERTKENLLARMRVIESLQSSRSATVHFFDEVVNTLPEGITLTGLRQQGTQVTIDGVAESNGRVSAYMKNLDASPWFADPRLVVIKTGEGGRSSRASQFTLQVKSLTKAANTADEEGAE
- a CDS encoding type 4a pilus biogenesis protein PilO, producing the protein MKSAQDIFEELQSLDPQNPGAWPLYARIGAIVILAAAIITASWFFLVKPQLEQLKVEQATEAKLRTEFETKQRKVANLDAYKDQLAEMERSFGSMLRQLPSKTEVANLLNDISQTRVASSLEEELFRPAGEVPKDFYAELPNQIVVIGSYHEMGEFVSGIAALPRIVTIENVDIKPADAGRRGASITSGNLRMQAIAKTYRYLDDEEIAEQEAAKRPAKRGRR
- a CDS encoding pilus assembly protein PilM, translated to MSIKQKLFGGGSEALVGLDISSSSVKLLELGRKGSGFEVLAYAVEALPPNAVIDKQVAEPQIVGEAIQRAVAKAGTRTRAAAVAVAGPAVITKVVQMSSFLKDDDMEQQIRAEADQYIPYPIEEVAIDFQVVAPSASGGELVDVLLAACRKEQVESRCSAVQMGGLRPRVVDIESYALESACRLLTHQMPNGGREQTIAVIDMGASSTSMLMLHDLKTVYARDTAFGGKQLTEDIMRTFGMSYEEAGRAKRTSSLPDNYAADVLEPFLADMTQQIDRGLQFFFSAASQYTSVDQLILAGGCAQIPEVDRFIEGRLRIPTVVAKPFNTLSVTSRAKPNLLGRDESSLLLACGLALRAFDDEEG
- a CDS encoding pilus assembly protein PilP, encoding MSRHLSLPLIGALLVASLGLGGCSRSMDDLEAYVAEVKSRKSRQIEPIPQVKQFESFTYVAGDRPDPFLPVEPEQGDDGFLADAGLKPNINRNKEPLEEFPLDGMRMLGTILYEGRVSALIRAPDGIIHRVTRGNHMGQNYGEIVAIDENQVQLSEIVPDGFGGWVKRPAVLALSE